One window of Saimiri boliviensis isolate mSaiBol1 chromosome 4, mSaiBol1.pri, whole genome shotgun sequence genomic DNA carries:
- the TMEM14A gene encoding transmembrane protein 14A produces the protein MDLIGFGYAALVTFGSIFGYKRRGGVLSLIAGLFVGCLAGYGAYRVSNDKRDVKVSLFTAFFLATIMGVRFKRSKKIMPAGLVAGLSLMMILRLVLLLL, from the exons ATGGACCTGATCGGTTTTGGTTATGCAGCCCTTGTGACATTTGGAAGCATTTTTGGATATAAGCGGAGAG GTGGTGTTCTGTCTTTGATTGCTGGTCTTTTTGTTGGCTGTTTGGCTGGCTATGGAGCTTACCGTGTCTCCAATGACAAACGAGATGTAAAAGTGTCACTGT TTACAGCTTTCTTCCTGGCCACCATAATGGGTGTGAGATTTAAGAGGTCCAAGAAAATAATGCCTGCTGGTCTCGTTGCAGGTTTAAg CCTCATGATGATCCTAAGACTTGTCTTGTTGCTGCTGTGA